The genomic DNA TGTCGCGGAACCATGAGTATGAGCAGATGTTTAAGATGATTCGTGACATGTACCCCTCCGAAGAAGCAGATAATGATGATGGAGATAACGAAGATTTTGACACGTTTtccgaagaagatgatgaatcatGGGATGACGAAGATGATACTACAACTTCTAAATCTTCCGAAGATATGTCGGAGCTTAATTTGGGAGCCTCGGCGACGAACTATATCCCTGATTCCTACCATCATcacaatgaagaagataatgtaAGTATTTTAATTGTGCTACAGTTTTTTTCACATTATCGTACTCGTATTATGGAATCTAGTTATTTTCACCAATATATAGCTGATTTGGTTATTGTCTTTGTGATTAGGATTCGAGTTTGAAGTGGAAAGGTGATTATCAGCTCTTAAAGAATGTTGACAAGTCGTcttccgaagaagaagatgatgaatcatTCGATGATGATGAGGTTGGGGAGTGTCACTCTGAAGACGTCAAAGAAGTGATGGAGATATCGTGGAAGCATATAATGATGAGCAATTCATGTAACGAATCATTAGGGGTTCAGGACTATGAAGATGACGTATCGGACAAGTTACTACTACAAGGATTCGTGGATGTTAGGCAAGAAGAGGAGAATGGGAATAATACGGAATTGAGTGAGGTCGAGACCCTTCTCCCAGAAAGTGATTGGGTTTACGTGACGAGGGACTAGCTAGGgctctgatcttcttctttttttgacaatttttgtgtgatttaattttgagttttctactttttttttttttatatccgGCTTCAATGATATCTCT from Camelina sativa cultivar DH55 chromosome 7, Cs, whole genome shotgun sequence includes the following:
- the LOC104700028 gene encoding RNA polymerase-associated protein LEO1-like; translated protein: MGGVEDSQWVDKFMDGIGLAFTKIDETIQKGIELWTELTRVDDQPIQDLTGQPKSGESGEENSSQDPAAEVKERVPVQHCWSMCLSEVEDKPSQHWAMRASKISESFIQVQNVAGDGEKEEEEDEVDSTLSEEDNESSLSRNHEYEQMFKMIRDMYPSEEADNDDGDNEDFDTFSEEDDESWDDEDDTTTSKSSEDMSELNLGASATNYIPDSYHHHNEEDNDSSLKWKGDYQLLKNVDKSSSEEEDDESFDDDEVGECHSEDVKEVMEISWKHIMMSNSCNESLGVQDYEDDVSDKLLLQGFVDVRQEEENGNNTELSEVETLLPESDWVYVTRD